The DNA sequence TCTGGAGCGGTACGCCGCCCGTGTCACCGAGCGCCTCAAGGAGGCCGGCGACGGCGGCTGGCGTGCGGCGATGGACGCCGTGCTCGACGAGTACATCGCCATGAAGCGCACCGCCCCCGGCTTCTCCCTCGTCGATTTCGGCAACCAGATCCCCGTCGGAACCCGCGGCGAGCCCAACCACCGCGTCGCCGACGCCCTCACCGACCTGCTCGCCGGCTACCTCGGTCGCGAACCCGACGAGGACCTCCGCCGCATCTTCCTCATCGCCGTCGAAACCGCCGACACCCTGGTCCACCTCGCGTTCCGGGTGGCCCCGGAGGGCGACGAACGGATCATCGAGGAGGCGCGCGAGATGCTGCGGGCGTATCTGGCGCGGGTGCTGGACTGACGGCCCTGCCCGGGTGCCGCGCTGATGCTCCGCCCGGCTGACGGCTCGCGAATTTCCGACTCGCGAATTTCTGACCTCACCCCTCGCGAGGACTCCCCTCCGTGCATACCGGTCGGTATGCTCGGCCTCACCCGTGCGTCACCGCCGTCGCCACCCCCGGGAGGACCCGTGTCCCGCACCGCACTGCGCATCTGCCCCCTGTGCGAGGCCACCTGCGGCCTGACGCTCACCATCGAGGGGACCGAGGTCACCGGCGCCCGTGGTGACCGCGACGACGTGTTCAGCCAGGGGTTCATCTGCCCCAAGGGCGCCTCCTTCGGGGCCGTCGACGGTGACCCCGACCGGCTGCGCACCCCGCTCGTGCGCAAGGACGGCGAGCTGTGCGAGGCCACCTGGGAGGAGGCCTTCGACGCGGTCGCCGCCGGCGTCCGGGGGGTCGTCGAGCGGTACGGGCCGAACTCGGTGGGCGTGGTGCTCGGCAACCCCAACGTGCACACCGTGGCCGGCGCGCTCTACCCGCCGGTCCTGCTCGCCGGCCTGCGCACCCGCAGCATCTTCACCGCCTCCACGGTCGACCAGATGCCCAAGCACGTCTCCAGCGGCCTGCTCTACGGCGACGCCCTCGCGATCCCCGTGCCGGACCTGGATCACACCGACCATCTGCTCCTCATCGGCGCCAACCCGCTGGAGTCCAACGGCAGTCTGTGCACCGCCCCCGACTTCCCGGGCAAGCTGAAGGCGCTCAAGGCCCGCGGCGGCACCCTCACCGTCATCGACCCGCGCCGCACCCGCACCGCCAAGCTCGCCGACCG is a window from the Streptomyces sp. NBC_00299 genome containing:
- a CDS encoding TetR/AcrR family transcriptional regulator; the encoded protein is MKTVPHPDTLRRAPVQRRSAERLTRILDACADLLDEVGYDDLSTRAVAQRAGVPIGSVYRFFGNKRQMADALAQRNLERYAARVTERLKEAGDGGWRAAMDAVLDEYIAMKRTAPGFSLVDFGNQIPVGTRGEPNHRVADALTDLLAGYLGREPDEDLRRIFLIAVETADTLVHLAFRVAPEGDERIIEEAREMLRAYLARVLD